Within the Saccharomonospora amisosensis genome, the region TGGCGTGCAGACCTGGCTTGTTGGTGCCCTTGCCGAACGCCTTGTCGATCCGGGGAACGAGATCACTCATCTGCCCGAGGAAGCACGGGTACTCCGGCGCGTATTTGGCGAGCAACTCGGCTGTCGGCCGCGCCGTCTCGCCAAGGCTGATCAGGTTGTCCGCGTTGGCGGAGAGGAAACTCTCCAGATCCACCGACGCGGTGCCGAGGGTGGTGTAGAGGTTGCTCAGCTTGTGTTGCTGCTCGACGACGGTGCGGCTGGTCACCGAGAAGTTCTCCAGCACTCGCACCAGATCTGGCGCGGCGTCGGAAAGATTGTCGGAGAACCGCGCGAGCTGACGCAGGTTCTCCTGCAGCCGGGGCAGGTGCGGGTTCAGCTCGCCGACGTAGTCGCCGAGTTGTGCCAGCGTCTCGCCCAACGGTTTGCCCCTGCCCTCCAACGCGGTGGAGATGGCGGCCAGCGTGCTCGACAGCTTCTGCGGTTGCACCGCTCGCAGCACCGGCATCAGGCTTTCCAACGCCTGGTCGAGCTCGATGGCGCTGCTGGTGCGGTCCTGCGGGATCACATCGCCGTCGCGAAGAGCCTGCGGAGAGGGTTCCTCCGGCAACTGCAGCGACACGAAGCGCTCGCCGAACAGCGTCTTCGGCAGAAACCGGGCCGTGACATTGGTCGGTACCAGGTGGGCATGTTGCGGGTCGAGTCGCAAGGTGAGCACCGCACCCGTTTGGGTCGGCGTGATATCGGCGACGCTGCCAACGATGAGCCCGCGAACCTTGACGTCGGAGTTGACCGCCAGTTGGTTGCCGATCGTGTCCGCCTCGAGTGTCACCGTGACGAACTTCGAGAAGCTCTTGTTGTACAAGGCGATGCTGAGCGCGACCCCGCCGACGAGCACGGCGACCAGCAGCAGCCCGAGCAGCCTCCGCCGAAGGGTGACCAGTGCGGCGCTCATCCTGCGATCCTCACGGTGGTGTCGGTTCCCCAGATCGCGAAACCGATGAAGAAGTTGACGATCGCGACCGTGACGATGGAAAGCCGCACGGCACGGCCGACGGCGACACCCACCCCTGCGGGCCCACCGCTGGCGCGATAACCGTAGTAGCAGTGCGTCAAGATGATCAACACGCTGAAGATCAGGACCTTGACGAATGAGTAGAAGACGTCCTCAGGCGGCAAGAACATATCGAAGTAGTGGTCGTAGGTGCCTGCCGACTGGTCGTACAGGTAGACGACCACCGTTCGGGAGGCGAGGTAGGAGCTCAGCAGACCGACGACGTACAGCGGAATCACCGCGACGAAGCCGGCGATGATGCGGGTTGTGACAAGGTAGGGCAGGCTAGGCACACCCATGACCTCCAGCGCGTCGATCTCCTCCGAGATCCGCATCGCGCCGAGCTGTGCGGTGAAGCCCGCGCCAACGGTGGCCGAAAGCGCGAGCCCAGCGACCAGCGGCGCGATCTCGCGAGTGTTGAAGAAAGACGTCAAGAACCCCGTGAACGCCGACGTTCCGATCGAGTTCAACGCGGAGAAACCCTGCAGGCCCACCAGCACACCGGTGAACAGGGTCAGTCCGACCATCACGCCGACGGTGCCGCCGATGACTGCCAGCGAGCCGGACCCGAAACTCACCTCGGCGAGCAGGCGCAGCACTTCCTTGGTGTAGCGCCGGATCGTCCTCGGCGCCCACGCGACGGCGCGCAGGTAGAACGACATCTGATCGCCGAGGTCGTCGAGGACCTCCAGTGGCCGGTTGGCGATCTTCTTCGCGTGCTGTGACAGGGAAGGCATCGTGCTAGTCCAACTTCGCAGGAACGATCTGGAGGTAGATCAGCGTGATCACGAAGTTGACCACGAAGAGCAGCAGGAACGTGATGACGACCGACTGGTTCACCGCGTCGCCGACCCCCTTTGGTCCCGGCGGAGGATTCAGCCCGCGGTAGGCCGCGACCACCGCGGCGATGAAGCCGAAGATGAGGGCTTTGATCTCGCCGACCCACAGGTCGGGCAGCTGGGCCAGCGCTGAGAAGCTCGCAAGGTAGGCGCCGGGTGTGCCGTCCTGCAACACCACGTTGAAGAAGTAGCCACCGAGCACGCCGATCACGCTGACCATGCCATTTAGCAGCATGGCCACGAGCATCGCGGCGAGCACCCTGGGTACCACGAGCCGTTGCACCGCGGAGACGCCGAGCACCTCCATGGCGTCGATCTCCTCGCGGATCGTGCGCGCTCCGATGTCGGCACAGATGGCGGAGCCACCCGCGCCCGCGACGAGCAACGCGGTCACCAGCGGGCTCGCCTGCTGCACGGTGGCAAGCACGCTCCCCGCACCGGTGTAGGACTGCGCGCCGAGCTGCTTGGCCAGCGAACCGAACTGCAACGAGATGACCGCGCCGAACGGGATGGCGACGAGTGCCGTCGGCAAGATCGTGACGCTGGCTATGAACCAGGACTGCTGGATGAACTCCCGCAACTGGAAAGGCCGCTGGAAGATCCCCCGTGCGACGTCGAGGCCGAGTGCGAACAGCTTGCCGGTCTCTCGCAACATGCCAGCACCGGGGACCCTGGCCGCCGAGGCCGGTGAGGTCATGAGCGTCCCTGCTGGTGCCCTGGCCGTCGCCGGGTGGGATCATCCACCCTCGGCTGTGGGTCGCGCCAGCCGGAGCGAGGCACCTGCGCGACCGCCTCTGTGGGTAACTGGCCGCGGTGAGCGCCGACGTAGTGGCCGGGCTGCACCCCGTAGCGCAACCTGTCCTCCGGGGTGAGCGACTGCAGGATGGCCTCCTGCGCCGCGGGCGGCAGGGTGTGCAGAATCTGCATGACACGGTCCTTGCGACGGCGCACGGCCTTGCGTTCGGGCAGGCCGGGCGTCGGCTGCAACTGCGGCACGATGCCGCGCATGTCCTCGGTGGAGCCGTCGTGGTGACCGGCGTCGACGTGGGCCTGCTCCCTGGCCATCTGCGCGGAGTCCTTCTCCTCGCTCATGCCGATGGGCCCGAGCCTGCTGCCGTTGAGGAACTGCTCGACCGCGGGCTCGTCGCTGGTCAGCAGCACCTCACGGGGCCCGAACATCACCAGCTCCTTGCGGTAGAGCATGCCGATGTTGTCGGGCACGGTCCGTGCCACGTTGATGTTGTGGGTGACGATGAGGATCGTGGCGTCGATCTGGGAGTTCAGGTCGACGAGCAGCTGCGAGATGTAGGCCGTGCGTACCGGGTCGAGGCCGGAGTCCGGCTCGTCACACAGGATGATCTCCGGATCGAGCACCAACGCCCGCGCCAGACCGGCCCGCTTGCGCATACCGCCGGAGATCTCACCCGGAAGCTTCTTTTCGGTTCCGGACAAGCCGGTCATTTCGAGCTTCTCGAGAACGATCTTGCGGATCTCGGTCTCGGATTTCTTGGTGTGCTCACGAAGTGGGAAGGCGACGTTGTCGTAGAGGTTCATGGAACCGAACAACGCGCCGTCCTGGAACAGCACCCCGAACAGTTTCCGGATCTCGTAGAGCTTGTGCTCGGAGCATTTCACGATGTCGACGCCGTTGATGACGCACTTTCCCCGATCGGGCTTCAACAGCCCGATCATCGACTTCAGGAAGACCGATTTGCCCGTACCCGAAGGACCGAGCATCACCGAGACTTCGCCAGGCGGCAGCGTCAACGTGACATCCCGCCAGATGGCCTGCTTACCGAAGGATTTGGTCAAACCTTCGATGACCACCTCGGCACCCATCGCACCTCCCGGAGCTCATTCGCGGCGGTATGCCCCGAAGCCCTGCGTCAACCACATGCAACGAGTTGAGGGCGCACAGGTTACTCGCCAGTTCAAAAAATGGTGGACACCGCATCGAGCAGCGTCGACCGTGGAGCAAGGTAACGCACGTGGGTGACACACGAAAAGGGCGGGCACCGGGATGATCATTCCCCGGTGCCCGCCCTCGCGGTCGCGCTGGTGGCGCTCAGCTCACTTGACGGAGACGCTCGCGCCCGCCGCCTCGAGCTTCTCCTTGGCGGCGTCCGCCGCCTCCTTGTCGACCTTCTCCAGCAGCGGCTTCGGCGCGCCCTCGACCATCTCCTTGGCCTCCTTCAGACCGAGGCCGGAGACGATCTCGCGAACGACCTTGATGACCTGGATCTTCTTGTCGCCCGCACCCTCGAGGATGACGTCGAACTCGTCCTGCTCCTCCTCGGCGGGTGCCGCGCCCTCACCGGCGCCACCGGGGGCGGCGACAACGGCCGCAGGAGCGGCGGCGGTGACGTCGAAGGTCTCCTCGAACTTCTTGACGAATTCGGACAGTTCGAGCAGGGTCAGCTCCTTGAACGCGTCAAGCAGCTCGTCGGTGCTCAGCTTCGCCATGGTGGCGTTCCTTCCTTGATCGGGCCCAGATCGGGGATTGGTGTGTCTGAATGTCAGCTCTCGGCAGCTTCGCCTTCGCCACCCTCGGACTTGCGCTTGTCCTCCAGCGCGGCAGCCAGGCGCGCGACCTGGGACGCCGGAGCCTGGAACAGCGCAGCGGCCTGGGACAGCTTCGCCTTCATCGCGCCAGCGGCCTTGGCGAGCAGCACCTCACGGCTTTCCAGATCGGCGAGTCGCTCGATCTCGGCGACCGTGAGCGGCCTGCCGTCCATGTAGCCGCCCTTGATGACGAGGGCGTTGTGGTCCTTCGCGAAGTTCTTGAGTGCCTTCGCGGCCTCGACCGGCTCACCCTCCACGAAGGCGATGGCGGTGGGACCGATGAAGAGCTCGTCGAGACCCTCGATGCCAGCGTCCTCCGCGGCACGCTTGACGAGGGTGTTCTTCGCGACCCGGTACTTGGCGGTGTTGCCGAGAGCGCGGCGCAGCTCGCTGAGCTGTGACACGGAGAGGCCGGTGTACTCGGTGACAACCGTTGCCGAGCTGTTGCGGAACCGGTCCGCGATCTCGGCGACGGCCGCCACCTTGTCGGGCTTCGCCATGGTCGCCTCCTCTCTTGGCGTTGGCGACCGCCGGCGGTTCGGACCCCCAATACGACGAAACGCCCCTGCGCAGCAGGCGCGGGGCGTCGTGAGAACGCGGTCTGGGCCGCGTACGTGCCTCGTCCTCCTGCGCGGGCCGCCCGTCGTCTGCGGGACCTTCGTTCCTCGCGCGTCGGCGCGAGAAAGACCAGCGGTCTTCGGTAGAACCGCAAACCAGCATACGTGACCACCAACCCCCACCCGCTCCGGCCCCCACAAACCGCGTTTCGCGGGCAAACCGCGGTCGGCTCACCGCGGTTTGCCCGCGAAACGCGGTCGGCGGCACCACGGGGAGTGCGCGAGCAGGCATCATGGGTCACGTGGCTGAGCAGCGATCCGACGGACGGCACGATCCCGAACCGCGGGCAGGCGCCGAGGTGGGGCCCGCCGAGGAGGCCGCGCCGCAGCACGCCGACCAGGAACAACTGCGCCAGTTCGAGCAGTTTCAGCAGTTCCAGGAGTTCCTGCGATTCCAGGAAGCGCAGCGGCAGGCAGGCACCGAGCTCACCCGTGGCGGGCAGCCGCAACCCGTGCCCACGGTGACCCGGGACCTCGTCCCCGCGCCTCCGTCGACCGGCAGCAAGGTTCCCGGCTGGCTGCGCTGGCTCGGCAAGAAGCTGCTCGGCTGGCTGATCTTCTTCATCCTGCTCGCCATCGCACTGACGTGGGCGTACAACTACTTCCTCGGCGGAGGTGACGACAACAGCAGCGAGTCGGCAGCCAAGATGGGTGGCGGTACCTACAAGACCAACGAGCTGTTCTCCAAGGAGCCGTACGCCGCGGTCAGGCAGCTGTACTCCAAGATCGCGGAAGGCCGTGCCGACCTCGCGTGTGGATACTTCGACAACGAACGGCGGGCCGTCCAACAGCGGTTCGCGCAGGATTTGGGTTATCGCGACTGCCAAGAAGCAGTGAACGAACTCAGCAAGCAGGTCACACACGTCACGAACTACTCGCGTTCCATCCACCCTCGGCGTTACGACGCCAACGCCACCAGCCTGCGAATCGACTCCTGTGACTTCGACGTCGAGGGCGGGCCTGCGCTTGGGGTCTTCACCGTCACCCAGGTCGAGCTCGGCCAGTGGCTGATCACCGGCCACGAGCCGGGACCGGCCACCTGCCCAAAGCCGACACCGGCGACGACTGGCAACTGACACGCAAGGGACGGCCGTCCGAGCAGGACGGCCGCCCCTTGTTCAGTACGGTTCAGGCCGCGGCTTCCTCGGTGAGGAGGTTGCGCGTGCGTGCCGGGTCGACCGGAATACCGGGGCCCATCGTCGTCGAGAAGGTCACCTTCTTCAGGTAACGGCCCTTCGCGGCGGCGGGCTTGGCCCTGAGCACCTCGTCGAGCACCGCGGCGTAGTTCTCCACCAGCTTCTCGAGGTCGAACGACGTCTTGCCGATGACCAGGTGCAGGTTGGCCTGCTTGTCAACGCGGAAGCTGATCTTCCCGCCCTTGATGTCGGTGACGGCCTTGCCGACGGCCGGCGTCACGGTGCCGGTCTTCGGGTTCGGCATCAGGCCACGAGGGCCGAGTATGCGGGCAACCCGCCCCACCTTCGCCATCTGGTCCGGCGTCGCGATCGCGGCGTCGAAGTCGAGCCAGCCACCCTGGATGCGC harbors:
- a CDS encoding ABC transporter ATP-binding protein; translation: MGAEVVIEGLTKSFGKQAIWRDVTLTLPPGEVSVMLGPSGTGKSVFLKSMIGLLKPDRGKCVINGVDIVKCSEHKLYEIRKLFGVLFQDGALFGSMNLYDNVAFPLREHTKKSETEIRKIVLEKLEMTGLSGTEKKLPGEISGGMRKRAGLARALVLDPEIILCDEPDSGLDPVRTAYISQLLVDLNSQIDATILIVTHNINVARTVPDNIGMLYRKELVMFGPREVLLTSDEPAVEQFLNGSRLGPIGMSEEKDSAQMAREQAHVDAGHHDGSTEDMRGIVPQLQPTPGLPERKAVRRRKDRVMQILHTLPPAAQEAILQSLTPEDRLRYGVQPGHYVGAHRGQLPTEAVAQVPRSGWRDPQPRVDDPTRRRPGHQQGRS
- a CDS encoding MCE family protein, producing the protein MSAALVTLRRRLLGLLLVAVLVGGVALSIALYNKSFSKFVTVTLEADTIGNQLAVNSDVKVRGLIVGSVADITPTQTGAVLTLRLDPQHAHLVPTNVTARFLPKTLFGERFVSLQLPEEPSPQALRDGDVIPQDRTSSAIELDQALESLMPVLRAVQPQKLSSTLAAISTALEGRGKPLGETLAQLGDYVGELNPHLPRLQENLRQLARFSDNLSDAAPDLVRVLENFSVTSRTVVEQQHKLSNLYTTLGTASVDLESFLSANADNLISLGETARPTAELLAKYAPEYPCFLGQMSDLVPRIDKAFGKGTNKPGLHATIEITTNRGPYKPGQDEPEYNDKRGPRCYDMKEFPQPFPQHPPDGPLQDGSTTPPAARTQSEGLNPANNNANAGGYGGTTASSNPVNSVAEHALLSHLIGPAVGLSPSDVPGWGALLVGPLYRGAEVTVR
- the rplA gene encoding 50S ribosomal protein L1; the encoded protein is MTKRSKAYRQAAELVDRDRLYTPLEAAKLAKETSKIKMDATVEVAMRLGVDPRKADQMVRGTVNLPHGTGKTVRVVVFATGDKAAEAEAAGADAVGSDDLIERIQGGWLDFDAAIATPDQMAKVGRVARILGPRGLMPNPKTGTVTPAVGKAVTDIKGGKISFRVDKQANLHLVIGKTSFDLEKLVENYAAVLDEVLRAKPAAAKGRYLKKVTFSTTMGPGIPVDPARTRNLLTEEAAA
- the rplL gene encoding 50S ribosomal protein L7/L12, with amino-acid sequence MAKLSTDELLDAFKELTLLELSEFVKKFEETFDVTAAAPAAVVAAPGGAGEGAAPAEEEQDEFDVILEGAGDKKIQVIKVVREIVSGLGLKEAKEMVEGAPKPLLEKVDKEAADAAKEKLEAAGASVSVK
- a CDS encoding MlaE family ABC transporter permease, yielding MPSLSQHAKKIANRPLEVLDDLGDQMSFYLRAVAWAPRTIRRYTKEVLRLLAEVSFGSGSLAVIGGTVGVMVGLTLFTGVLVGLQGFSALNSIGTSAFTGFLTSFFNTREIAPLVAGLALSATVGAGFTAQLGAMRISEEIDALEVMGVPSLPYLVTTRIIAGFVAVIPLYVVGLLSSYLASRTVVVYLYDQSAGTYDHYFDMFLPPEDVFYSFVKVLIFSVLIILTHCYYGYRASGGPAGVGVAVGRAVRLSIVTVAIVNFFIGFAIWGTDTTVRIAG
- the rplJ gene encoding 50S ribosomal protein L10, encoding MAKPDKVAAVAEIADRFRNSSATVVTEYTGLSVSQLSELRRALGNTAKYRVAKNTLVKRAAEDAGIEGLDELFIGPTAIAFVEGEPVEAAKALKNFAKDHNALVIKGGYMDGRPLTVAEIERLADLESREVLLAKAAGAMKAKLSQAAALFQAPASQVARLAAALEDKRKSEGGEGEAAES
- a CDS encoding MlaE family ABC transporter permease, producing the protein MTSPASAARVPGAGMLRETGKLFALGLDVARGIFQRPFQLREFIQQSWFIASVTILPTALVAIPFGAVISLQFGSLAKQLGAQSYTGAGSVLATVQQASPLVTALLVAGAGGSAICADIGARTIREEIDAMEVLGVSAVQRLVVPRVLAAMLVAMLLNGMVSVIGVLGGYFFNVVLQDGTPGAYLASFSALAQLPDLWVGEIKALIFGFIAAVVAAYRGLNPPPGPKGVGDAVNQSVVITFLLLFVVNFVITLIYLQIVPAKLD